In Prionailurus viverrinus isolate Anna chromosome D1, UM_Priviv_1.0, whole genome shotgun sequence, the DNA window TCGCCTTCCTCCGGGCACCAGGCCCCACTCCACACTGACCCTGAACGgtgttttcttccctccctcatcAATGGTGTGTGTTCGGGACCTAATTAATCCTGGGTATGACGAGGACATAAAGAGGACAACGGAAGAGCTTTATCTCCTGCAtagcccctcttttttttttttttttttttttaaagccacggGGCGATCAAGAGGGCTTCTAATGGCTTCCTCCCAATCTATGAATGTACTAAAATGAAGGCATTTCAGGAAGCATCCCCCCTCACTCCACCTTAAGGCAGAAATTGGATTTATTTACTCTGTTCGTTCCCCCTAGGACTGGGGTAGGGagttaagaaacatttttaaatattttgccaaGCCAGAGTTGCTAACCCCAGGCCAAATGAGGTTGGGTTTACGTTACAGCCAAGCATTGGAAGACACTCCTCATGGGGGATGGACCTCAAACAGAACCTCTGCCCTCCAGATGAGCTGGCTGTGAGGctcagcccccttcccctccccctctatCCTGAGTCACCTCGGAGTTGGGAGTGGGACACCAGCACCATGGGGACTCCCAATGATCAGGCAGTGCTGCAGGCCATCTTCAACCCTGACACCCCATTCGGAGACCTTGTTGGGTTGGACGTGggagaggaagtggagaaggaAGAAGTAGACGAAGGTGAGTTCGACTTTGGATGGCAGTGTTCCTCTGGTGGCAGAGGATGGTAGTCTCACAAGGCCCCTTGTTCCGTGACCCTTGAATGACGGTCGAGGTTGGAATCAGAGGTCTACCGATCGTTGGTGCACAGGTTGGGGGCTCGGCAAGAGTTTCTCCGCCAAAAGGAGAAAGCCAGGCTTTGTCCTTCAGCCCTCACACCTCTGACCTTCCCTCACCACTTAGTTCACCCCATAATCCAAGCTCAACTGTACTGGGGCCGCGGGGAGGTGCTAAACTTTCACATCTTTGTCATAACAGGGGCACTTCGCTCCCCACAGGAtggaaggagtggggaggggctctgCTCAACGTTTCTGACCTCGACATGCACAGCCTCAGCAGGCATTCAGGGTTCCACACCGTTCCCAGCCGAGCCCTGAGCCAATCCTACGTCCCAGCCAACCCCTCCTGCTCAGGTCCCGGCTTTCCAAAGCTCGAGCTGGCTTTTGCTTCTTGCTCCCAGCTGCAcacctgtcccttccctgttccctTCCTGACACAGATGGAGTTTTCCCTCGAGCACAGTTGGAGCAATCCAAGGCCCTGGAGCTGCAAGGGGTGATGGCCGCGGAGGCTGGCGACCTCGGCACGGCCCTGGAGAGGTTTGGCCAAGCCATCAGCCTGCTGCCTGAGCGGGCCTCCGCCTACAACAACCGAGCCCAGGCCCGCCGACTCCAAGGAGATGTGGCAGGTGAGGGGAGATGCCCTGGAACTTCCACAGAAGGGACCCTGGCGTCCACAGACCAGAGATGGAGTGGTTGTGGGactggggcctggaggctgggacTGTCCTGGAACCTATGTTCTTACCTATAAGAGCTATCCCATGGGCCCTGCTAGTCTCTGGGGGCTATTGGGAAGGTCAAAGAGATCGCATTCCGTTCGTTTATGTAACAAACATTTAATGAGAGTCTACTGTTGTAGCGGTGGGTTAGGACAAAGAGGAGAGATAGACCACCCACAGGAACTACTTCTACTCCGTGCCGGGTGCCCGGCACTTTCCATGTAACTTCACAACAACCCCCAAAGGTGTGCACTATTGGTACCTCCCTTTTATAGAAGAAGAAGACTGTAGCAGAATTGGGGTTTGAAG includes these proteins:
- the TTC36 gene encoding tetratricopeptide repeat protein 36 → MGTPNDQAVLQAIFNPDTPFGDLVGLDVGEEVEKEEVDEDGVFPRAQLEQSKALELQGVMAAEAGDLGTALERFGQAISLLPERASAYNNRAQARRLQGDVAGALEDLERAVALSGGRGRAARQGFVQRGLLARLQGRDDDARRDFERAARLGSPFARRQLVLLNPYAALCNRMLADMMRQLRAPRNGR